TATCAAAAATTTGCTGTCCTGTGGAAAAAGACGGGAAGATGGAAGAGAGCATGAATGAACACGCGGTTGGAGCTTCTTTGCTTGCTATGCATACAAAGACGGTGACTAAGCAGTTAGAAACTGCAGGACGGATGAATTATACTTTCAAAACAATAATGTGAGATATGatgcataaaaaaaatacatgtatctAAAGCTGCTGTTCAAGCTGCTGGACAGTTTGAACATCGTGCTGGTGGTACGTACTAATATACCTGCAAGTGTTTATTCGAAGCTGTTTGCTCTATAGCATCAGTGCTGAGCTGAGTTGTACGGCTGGGCATGGTCCCTGGAAGAGACGAGGAAGCTCTGGAGCAGCGAGCAGCCTTATCTGAAGCAGAAGTATTGGTCTGGGGTACCTGGAGGACCAGCACCTCGGGAGGCGGAGGATGACCCGTGGGACAGACGGATCCTGGAGGTGTCAGTCAGCAAAACCGAGAGCGCCTTGGAGAGCACAGCGTACAGTAGTTCTGAGACGTGTGAAAGAGTCTTGAGTTGTTCCTTTCCTGAATGCCAGAGGAAATGCAGGAAGAACGGAGTTTAATGAATGCCTTTAATGTGTGCAATGACAGAAGAGGAGACCTCAAACTTTTGATTTAAGTTAAATAAGATTCCTTCATTCCCTTTACAATCAAATTTATGAAGTTGCAGAACAGTGCTGTAACTTCAAAAATTTTGTGATGAATTCTTAAGCATCTCATAATCCAAAATCGTTTACATGAAGCAAATAccgagaaaaaaattatattctgtggTGGTGACACCAAGTCACGAAGGGCCTGGGAAGCGGTGCGCTGCCTGATGCTGACACCACCATGAATAGATAGGACGtgcttctccccctgccgcccccccccaaGAGATCTTGTGAGCAGTGAGACTCAGCCTAGTAGATCTGATATCTTATTTCTTTGCTCTAAGCAGCAGAGCATGGTGATGATAATATGCAAAGGCAGtttttctgcatcccagctgAGCCCAGGAGAGCACTGTGGAATGAGGGAGAGGAAGGATCAGTGGGCTGAAACATGGCTAATTAAGAAATAATTGATCacaaaaagttctttttaaaaaatgcttactCCTTTCTCTGTTCAGTTGAGGAATGAGGTTGAAGAAAAGCCTCTGTGGTGATAAGAAAGTGATTTATGGTTTAAACCCTTTAAAAAGTACAGACTGCCCTTTGTTTGTAgtagtttatttttaacaaatgaacTTGGCGTAACATAAGAAAGGCCGTATAAATGCCGGTGCGTTCTGGCATAAATCTGACCGATTGCAGGTCGTGTTCCTTGCACGTACCAGCTCTCAAGAGAGACAGGAGACAAGCACTGAGCACGCATTTGTGAACACctgtaggggaaaaaagtggtttaAGCAACTTAAAACCACTTTAGGCAAGTGGTTTTGAGCAAAGAGGCAGCCCCTAGGAAGCAAACAGGTTTGGAAGTGTTGTGTCCAAACAGTTAAAATATGCGGGAGTAAGAAGTAGCTCTTGTAATGGGAAGCGTTGGACAACGTTTACTCACATGCATTTATGCAGCCTCACCTACAATGCAACATCTGCTGCAATGCTCTAAAAGCTAATTAATCTTTTACCTGTGGAATAACACTGTAGAGAGTGGAAGAGAGCTATTTATCAGAATCGACGTGCAAATGCTTTCCAGTGTAAAGCCCTGGAGAGCTGAACAAgcagaacattttaatttcagttaattcGTGGAGGTGAAGGAGCtgcgctggctgctgccccgtgagCAGCTCGGACCCGGCTCTCCGGAGAGCTGCCTGTCGTCTGCCCCGCGCTCCCTGCGCGAGCCAGAGAGGGGTGTTTATAAGGAGCCAGGTCTTTTGGAGTCAGATTGATTGCTCAAGCTgtttctctgttattttaaaaataatttccatgtgcCTTTCCTTTAGCAGCTTCCTGAAGTCTTGGGCACTAAAGTGGGGTCACAGAACAgcggctggagctggagctgcagtcCCGTTGCAAGGACgatgaaggaaacagaagagcagctgctgctggtgagcAGGGAAAACCAAGTGCTGAAGATCAAGGTGCGTtcggggttgtttttttttaaggtttcagACAAATATGTGTGCCTTGCAGCCCAGTTAGTCAGAGTTGGGTCCCGGCTGCTGCAGCACGGTGCCTGCTCAGCGATCCTGCGCCGCGGCCTTTCCTTCGGGGAAGGGGCAGACTCTGTTTCGCTTCCCACCTGCTGCAAACTCTTGCATTCCAGCAGGCAACAAAAGTCATGTCGAAATCCACTTCTGGGGACACATCCCACTTGTGGCTAGTGAGACAGCCCAGTCAGCTCTGTTGGTAGTTGGCAGCAGATGTACTCACAAGCAGTTGGAAGTGCATCTCTCCTTTTAAACCATCAGCCTCTGTTTGTCACGGGGGGATGGCTCAATACTGAATTACATCCGCCTTTATTTGGAAACCAAAAGGCCTGTCAGATATTGCCCGCAGGTGTTTAggattcctttcttttttttttgacaagggTAAATGCTGAAATTTGATCTTGTATAGAGGGCTTATTTTTTGGCATGCGATTATAACATCACGTTTTTAAAGCGCTGTATATACGTGTTGTACAATTACTCTTCCTAGCTGGAAGCCACGAGAGAAGCGGGTGTACAGGCTCTCAGATCTGCCTCCCAGAAACTGTATGAGAATTACCAGACTCGgtcagaagaactgaaaaaaagtcaTGAGAATGAGAAGAAGCAAATACAGGTACAAATCTCTCCCACGTGTGGGCATGACCATCCTGTTAGCTATCAAAATGTTTACGTGGGCTCCGGCTCTCTGTGCTGCAAACTTTGTCCTAAGAGCTACTGAGTCCCTTCTGCTAGTGCAGAGGGTAgttaaataggaaaattaaaaagaaaaattattttggttttattcctgATTCTTGGAATCGGGTTGGTAGAGTTGGCTCAAAATTCCTTGAGCCCCATCTCTGTCTGTCTGCTGCGTTCACCAGCTCCCTGCACGCCCGCATTAATGCCCTTCTTGGTCCCAGGCCTTCAATCTACAACAAGAAGAGAAGCTCCAGCAAAGCTCAGAAAACGGCAGCCACCTTGCTGAAGACGTCAGGGGAAAATGTACCCGCATCGCAGAGATGGAGAAGCGCGTGCAAAGGATGGAGGAGGTATGTCCACCCACTCCTCGCGTCCGTCCGTCCTAGCACTGGGCGTCAGCGCAGGTGAGGAACCTGCCCTGGGAGTGCTGGCGCTTGGAAAGGGTAGTTAATTGCTTTCAGGGTTTGGGGCATGCTAGCTGTTAGAGTTGGGACTAAAAAGGCTTCTGCCATGTTACACCAAATAGAGAACCTTTAGCTGTAACTATAAATAAAAGGTGCAATTTGAGGTCCctctttcagttatttcagaACATGCTTAAAAACTGTAGAGCATCACGGAGAAGTCTTAATTTGTAGCTATTAATGATTTCTACTCCTGAATAGTTGCTCTTTCACCTTCCCCCATCGGCGTACTTCTAGCATTTGAAATTAAAACGTAGCCATGCTAGCACTAAAAACTGCTCCTTCTTAACTCAGGAAAGTGCCACTGTAAGTATCCGAAATCCTGGGCAGGCAAGTGACTGCTGTAGCAATCCGGCGACGGCGTGCGCAGAAACTTGCCGaaaatttcttctcctttattgTGAATTTTCTTTGGTGGTGGTAGTTGTGTTGGAAGAAGCAACGGCACCTTGCATCGTTTTTCTGATGTACGCACTCAGTAGCAGTGGGAATTACTCCCGGAGAAGTGCCATTCTAAAACTAAGTTTTTCCTGTCCTGGGATTACTGTAAACATGGGGTCAATGAGTGTATTCCCACCCCCATCACATGCAGGTAATCCTTCTGATACTAAGAGTTTTGGTATcagttttgttcagatttttccCTCTGTGGACAAGGTTTTGAGAGGTGGATGTAGCAGTAACGCAGAATCCCGTGGCCGCTGAGCACGGACTCTCACAAGACCGAAGGATTTTGCTAATTAAGTAAAGGAGAGAACTGCTATTTTAAGAGAGTTTGGACTTTTCTTGTGGTAAATCGGTACTGTCATCCCTTCCGGATTCGATTCAGAGAGGTTGGACTGGTTTGTATCTCCAGCTGATGTTGGCGCAGGTTGATGTGGGTGGTTATTGCTGAATTCTGTCCGTTTTCAGACACTGAGTGGAACCGTTGAAGGTACAGCCAAACTTCTCTTGCTAACTGAATGACAGGAAATGTCATATAGTTTTTATATAACTTGAattgtttccttaggaaaagaaaactctgATAGAGAAGAAAATGTCGTTTGAAAAGATGCTTCAACAGATGATGTCAAGGAATGAAGACAGCAAACGGTGATTAAATGCATGCGATaaagtgtctgtctgtctttctggggGATTATTTCATGTAGAGTACCAGACAATCAGTTGCTCAAGTTCCTTCTGGTAGTAAAATTATTCAAGACAAAAGCAACTGGTTCAAAACCTGATTTACCGTGATTGCTTGAAGAAGCCAAGACAGATGTTGATTCTACTCGAATTCCTCGTACTTGTCCTTCCGCCTTGCATGCACTAATTACTTCCCTTTCCCAATTCTTGCGTGGAGTCGATGCTGCTTTGGTGACGTTGTGCATGCAGTAGGTAAGGCAAAAGCCTTCATTATTTATGAATTTACTTATCAACAGCTAGTAAGGGTGGTCCTACCAGGCAAAATATGTCTCCAACTATGGTTTTATTTGTCCTGCTCAATAAAGAACCCTTTATATATGTAGTTCTGTATGAATTACAGCCATGTATCCTCAGGAACATCCTTGCTAGCAACAAGCTCTTGAGCTGACCCCGGGGTGGGAAAGCGGCTGGGTGGGTCAGTGATCCCTGGGGATTGAACCCGGGGTGCTTCTGCTCTCGCCCGCAGGTGCCTGGATCTCCAGAGGCAGATTTCCACCCTGCAGGAGCAGATCTGCCACCTGCAGTGCGTGATCCGGGCACAGCACCACGGCCTGCGCGGCGTGATACAGGAGGTCAGGCTGGTGCGGCTGTCCCACCGGGCAGGTCTTCAGCCgctgggaagagaaaggggagatgCTGGGCTCGGGGCTCTTGTCTTAAGCACGTGTTCTGGGGACAAGCAGCTTGCTGGCCACGCTGTGCCTGGTTTTGTGCACCCCCCATTCAGACATCCATACGCATTTCAATGTTAAGATGGAAATGGCATCACTGTAAAAATGGGATTATTGTGGTGGAGTCAGCGATTTCAGGCAGACCCCCGAGTTTTCCTAGAGCGTTCCTGGGGGTGACCTGGCTCCCCGCTCCATGCCGTGCTCTCGGGGGGGGGGACCTGGCTGACCCAGGGATGCTCTGCCTGAGGCGCCCACCCTGCAGCTGGTGTCACATGAAGTCAGTGAAGCTGCTCCCATGAGCAAAGCCAACAGGCCGACATCCTAAAAAGACTACAACAAAATCCAAACCAATCAGCCTGCTTCCTAAAGTCACGATAAAACCTGAGCTGTTTCACTTACCGACTGCTTTTGTATGTATGAACACCCGCTGTACTCCCCTCGCAGAACATGTGCTTGCCTTTTCCCATCCAGCTAAGGCAAGGCCCTGCACTAATTAGCTTTCGTAATCAGGTTTCTGTACATGTGCCAACAAGAGGTAGACTTGTTATCCTAAGGAAAACGCGACACCGTGTGTTGAGAAATTGTTTTATAAATCGTTTAATCAATTAGTTTGAGTTCTTCTATGGTAAAAGACTAGGGAGTTGAATGGTCTGCAATTCCCTTGGTACGGTGAGACGTTTAACTCCATGGTTTTGTTTGACACAGAGATGTTCTTGATGTATTGAGGTTTCAAATCTCTTACAAACTTTATTTCCTAACTCTCAGGCAGAGGAACTGAACAACGAACTCAGAAGCCaagataaaaaaatagaaaacctgaCAGAGAAGCTGACTGCACTGGAAGCGCAGGTAAGGTCGGAAAGTAAAAAGGTATATTGAAGGGAGAGAGCAAAAGTAGTTCTCTACGATCAGGAGGTCCTTGACACTGCTGGGCTTCTGTCAGTATGACACTGTTTGGGGGGGTGTTTCTTTGCACTGCATCtttcacttcatttaaaaaaaaaaaaaaccaacccaaacacaAAGAATCCCCTCAAGCCCCCTAAAAACCTTTCGGGAGGAGCAGCAGGGCCTAGCTGGCATCCAGGCTTGTCTCTCGTCTGCTACGTTACGCTGAGAGgggtttgttttactttttccttgcagaataaAGAACTGAAAGACAGAGTGGAGTTCTGGTCTGGCCAGTCCAAGACTAAagtttcaaaagctgtctggacagaGTAAGCACCTCAGGAGGTACCACGGGGCACAGGAATGGCTGAGCCCACCCTTCTCACAGGCTACCTCTGGTGTCCCTGCAGGGCTTTGAGTGAGCTGAGTCAGGCCTTGCTGGGAGCAACCAAATTTCATCCTGCAGAGATTATCTTCCTTGTAAAGGGGAGGAAAAACACAAGCTCCGCTTCAAACATAGTAGCTGATGGTGTGATGGTGGTACCCCGAGTACTGACTCCCACGCAGCCGTCCAGCTTAGCTGGGGCACGCTCAGCACATCAACCAAGGGCATCTGCAGAACCTTGTACATCCGTTCAAGACTAAATGGGAGCCTTTTCTGGGGGATACAGCCCTTTGCTGTAGCAGATCTGGATGCAAGTTTCTGCTCTCAGTTAGCTGAACGGGCCTTTGAAGTCAGCTTCTCCATATCCAGGGCCATAGTTACAAACCTCTGACTTATTTAATAGATGGTTGTGGTGGGTTTAAGCCTGGCTTGGGCAGGTGAGGGTGTCTGAGTGGTCTCTACCTTCTTGTGCTTCACTCTGCAGCGCCCCACGAGATTTTAGAGCATCCCCTTACCTGATGCTCACCAGGCTAAGGAAGCAAGAGAGCTAAAGGAACGACTGGATGTTTGTCTCCTACCTTTGCCAGAAGGACTTTTTCCTGTGTGTTGCAACCTGTAACTCCTACGGCCTCCTTGTTACTGCAAAGCACCTTCAGCACGTGCTGCCTCTCTACGACACGTGGTGCAgaagcagtgctgcagagctgcacttGAAAGAATAAACCTGGAAGCACGGTGAGAGCTGACAAGAGAGGCGGTGAGCTCATGAATGCCCGCACAGCCCAGACGGCAAAGGCGGCCCTGGCCATACCTGGGGGACGCTGCATCGCCGGACCAGCTCTGCACCCgccctggtgcaggcagcagcaggcacctgcCTGCATGAAGGGGCTCCCACCTACACAGACTGCAGCAGAGACTCAGTTTAATCGCAATTCTCGTTTAGGTAAGATTATAAAATAAACCTTTGGCTACCTGGTATGTTGTTACAGTCGCCGCTTTCCCGCCTGCTGTTGGAGCACAGGGTGGAGGTGGAGCGGTGGCCCTACCCTTTCAGGGGGGCTCAGGTCTCCTCCAGCGTTTGACCCCGCGGGCACAGCATATTTTAGGCGTAGCAGCACCGTAATGTTGCAGTGTCCTCGGGCAAGGAGTGAGCGGATCTCTTTCTGGGTTAACCCGGCTCTTGCTTTCCTGAAAACtttccatggcaaatggtaggttTTCTGCCCGTGTCAGCGGGAGCGTGAAGTTCCTCCCTGAGCCTTTGCTCTGGCCAAaatccctgctgctgcaggggtgAGGGCTGTGTTTTCTCCTCCCTAAAGTGGGAGAGGTGCTACGGTGCTCAGCAATCCCGTTTGAGAGATGGGGCATGCCTCGGGAGCTAAACAGTGTCCCCAGGGGAGTGACAGCGGCTTTGCACACTCACGTTTACCTCTGCACTGTGGGACAGAGGGAACCCGAGAACGGCCGTGTCCCTGGTCTGTCTTCTAATCCCCgatgtgcaggcagagcagcatttgggggggggaagtgttgaTCCTTAGATAAAGCTTAAAGGTATTAAGTTTcagtttgttccttttcttctctaactttaaatacattattcataCATGGCGTCACTCGGGGATTAACTCAGTTAAGGTGCAAATTAAAGCTTGGCACCTGCTTAACACCGGGGTGAGGCAGGTTGTGTGTTTCGGCAGGCACCGCGGGAGCGGGCAGCGCAGTACACAGCCTGCCGGGTTATGCTTACTTAGTCACCATTTAAGAGAGTGAGCTTTGTAAATTGTACTGTTTCCCTGCCAAGTGAGGGCAAGGAGCGAGTGGTCAGTCCTTACCCAGCCCTCTCTCTCGGGAGAAACGGAGCTCAACTTGAAGTCAGGGTGCCAATGCTGCGCTGCCGTGGGGCAGGCTGGGTGCTGACCCACGGCGAGGTTTGCAAACGCACCCCGAGCAACCCTCGGCCAGCCTGAAAAGCCCTGCCTCTCTTTCCCTGGTCCTCCACTTGTTTTCCTAAGCTGCCAGGTT
The DNA window shown above is from Aptenodytes patagonicus chromosome W, bAptPat1.pri.cur, whole genome shotgun sequence and carries:
- the LOC143172071 gene encoding coiled-coil domain-containing protein 68-like isoform X3, coding for MTTLLLTEQITQEDHGSEGNYVLYGSSCAQITEEAEYVKKQLPEVLGTKVGSQNSGWSWSCSPVARTMKETEEQLLLVSRENQVLKIKLEATREAGVQALRSASQKLYENYQTRSEELKKSHENEKKQIQAFNLQQEEKLQQSSENGSHLAEDVRGKCTRIAEMEKRVQRMEEEKKTLIEKKMSFEKMLQQMMSRNEDSKRCLDLQRQISTLQEQICHLQCVIRAQHHGLRGVIQEAEELNNELRSQDKKIENLTEKLTALEAQNKELKDRVEFWSGQSKTKVSKAVWTDAPRDFRASPYLMLTRLRKQES
- the LOC143172071 gene encoding coiled-coil domain-containing protein 68-like isoform X1 gives rise to the protein MSAPSEEQRNARIVMTTLLLTEQITQEDHGSEGNYVLYGSSCAQITEEAEYVKKQLPEVLGTKVGSQNSGWSWSCSPVARTMKETEEQLLLVSRENQVLKIKLEATREAGVQALRSASQKLYENYQTRSEELKKSHENEKKQIQAFNLQQEEKLQQSSENGSHLAEDVRGKCTRIAEMEKRVQRMEEEKKTLIEKKMSFEKMLQQMMSRNEDSKRCLDLQRQISTLQEQICHLQCVIRAQHHGLRGVIQEAEELNNELRSQDKKIENLTEKLTALEAQNKELKDRVEFWSGQSKTKVSKAVWTDAPRDFRASPYLMLTRLRKQES
- the LOC143172071 gene encoding coiled-coil domain-containing protein 68-like isoform X5; this translates as MSAPSEEQRNARIVMTTLLLTEQITQEDHGSEGNYVLYGSSCAQITEEAEYVKKQLPEVLGTKVGSQNSGWSWSCSPVARTMKETEEQLLLVSRENQVLKIKLEATREAGVQALRSASQKLYENYQTRSEELKKSHENEKKQIQAFNLQQEEKLQQSSENGSHLAEDVRGKCTRIAEMEKRVQRMEEEKKTLIEKKMSFEKMLQQMMSRNEDSKRCLDLQRQISTLQEQICHLQCVIRAQHHGLRGVIQEAEELNNELRSQDKKIENLTEKLTALEAQRPTRF
- the LOC143172071 gene encoding coiled-coil domain-containing protein 68-like isoform X4, with amino-acid sequence MSAPSEEQRNARIVMTTLLLTEQITQEDHGSEGNYVLYGSSCAQITEEAEYVKKQLPEVLGTKVGSQNSGWSWSCSPVARTMKETEEQLLLVSRENQVLKIKLEATREAGVQALRSASQKLYENYQTRSEELKKSHENEKKQIQAFNLQQEEKLQQSSENGSHLAEDVRGKCTRIAEMEKRVQRMEEEKKTLIEKKMSFEKMLQQMMSRNEDSKRCLDLQRQISTLQEQICHLQCVIRAQHHGLRGVIQEAEELNNELRSQDKKIENLTEKLTALEAQNKELKDRVEFWSGQSKTKVSKAVWTE
- the LOC143172071 gene encoding coiled-coil domain-containing protein 68-like isoform X2; this translates as MSAPSEEQRNARIVMTTLLLTEQITQEDHGSEGNYVLYGSSCAQITEEAEYVKKLPEVLGTKVGSQNSGWSWSCSPVARTMKETEEQLLLVSRENQVLKIKLEATREAGVQALRSASQKLYENYQTRSEELKKSHENEKKQIQAFNLQQEEKLQQSSENGSHLAEDVRGKCTRIAEMEKRVQRMEEEKKTLIEKKMSFEKMLQQMMSRNEDSKRCLDLQRQISTLQEQICHLQCVIRAQHHGLRGVIQEAEELNNELRSQDKKIENLTEKLTALEAQNKELKDRVEFWSGQSKTKVSKAVWTDAPRDFRASPYLMLTRLRKQES